A genomic stretch from Desulfolutivibrio sulfodismutans DSM 3696 includes:
- a CDS encoding geranylgeranyl reductase family protein, whose product MTDDKRYDAVIAGAGPAGSAAAYVLARAGARVMVLDRASFPRDKLCAGLLTWKTTDLVERIYGMGPQALLARGVIEHRADRYRIRHKGMTLACSDLFHPFYFVSRRVIDAWFLDRAREAGAEFRSGEVVTAADATRGEVVTESGDRYQGRFLIGADGAASVVRRAFPLPRAAFAANMGMGLECQVRRDDPDITAAHPDLRENYPTVYSGFVRTGYGWVFPHGAHAVVGLGGLASRKGASMRREFAAFLDFLRLPRRFLGCCKAHLLPYGNFLTHPVHQQALLAGDAAGLVETLFGEGLYYALRSGELAALAVLSGLSGKDACEGYLSGLRQDIYPELSGSLRLRQAIFFSLRFGPLPLWCLLRLGGERLVEMAHGVRSYRWLRRRAAGPGRAG is encoded by the coding sequence ATGACAGACGACAAGCGCTACGATGCCGTGATCGCCGGGGCCGGGCCCGCCGGGTCCGCTGCGGCCTACGTGCTGGCCCGTGCCGGGGCCCGGGTGATGGTCCTGGACCGGGCATCCTTTCCCCGGGACAAGCTGTGCGCCGGGCTTCTGACCTGGAAGACGACGGACCTCGTGGAACGGATCTACGGCATGGGCCCCCAGGCGCTTCTGGCGCGCGGCGTCATCGAGCACCGGGCGGATCGCTACCGCATCCGCCACAAGGGCATGACCCTGGCCTGCTCGGATCTGTTCCATCCCTTTTATTTTGTCTCCCGGCGGGTTATCGACGCCTGGTTTCTGGACCGGGCCAGAGAGGCCGGGGCGGAATTTCGCAGCGGCGAGGTCGTGACCGCGGCGGACGCCACCCGGGGGGAGGTGGTCACCGAGAGCGGGGACCGCTACCAGGGCCGGTTCCTCATCGGCGCGGACGGGGCGGCCAGCGTAGTGCGCCGGGCGTTTCCCCTGCCGCGCGCGGCGTTTGCGGCGAACATGGGCATGGGCCTGGAATGCCAGGTGCGCCGCGACGATCCGGATATCACCGCGGCTCATCCCGATCTTCGCGAAAACTATCCCACGGTCTATTCCGGATTTGTGCGCACGGGCTATGGCTGGGTTTTTCCCCATGGCGCCCATGCGGTGGTGGGGCTGGGGGGGCTTGCGTCACGCAAGGGCGCCTCCATGCGCCGGGAATTCGCGGCGTTCTTGGATTTCCTGCGCCTGCCGCGTCGTTTTCTGGGCTGCTGCAAGGCCCATCTTCTGCCCTACGGCAATTTTTTGACCCACCCGGTGCATCAACAGGCGCTTTTGGCGGGAGATGCGGCCGGGTTGGTGGAGACCCTCTTTGGCGAGGGCCTCTATTATGCCCTGCGCAGCGGCGAACTTGCCGCGTTGGCGGTCCTGTCCGGGCTGTCCGGCAAAGACGCCTGCGAAGGCTATCTTTCCGGGCTGCGCCAGGACATCTACCCTGAACTGTCCGGCTCCCTGCGCCTGCGGCAGGCCATATTTTTCAGCTTGCGCTTCGGGCCGTTGCCCCTGTGGTGCCTGTTGCGCCTGGGGGGCGAGCGTTTGGTGGAGATGGCCCACGGGGTGCGCTCCTACCGCTGGTTGCGGCGCCGGGCGGCAGGTCCGGGGCGCGCCGGGTGA
- a CDS encoding LysM peptidoglycan-binding domain-containing protein — translation MKSKTALAASVFFLLASGPSMSAVRVLPVGAPFPAIVIEQPKQEYVVKSGDTVAVIAKKFSVAPADLMKENKITDAKKLKVGQKLTISVPGKALGSAASDVGATQAAVPTPKAGEVKPYTPEGKPDAKADAKAKAEAKADKKAGTEPGTVQSPAAATPPVASSTASRHVGKTGIIENDTDVPKAIREEFQAYAKKWLDMSDELAVGTPTNKKIRQVGGKWECSYRVMLKDTMGSEVKRVYYDHTPYVGHITYQIISYRCEAPTKDAALKGPFEEKEESVREIFSYSGKDKAWR, via the coding sequence ATGAAAAGCAAAACTGCCCTTGCCGCGAGCGTTTTCTTTCTCCTGGCGTCCGGCCCGTCCATGTCCGCCGTCAGGGTTCTGCCTGTGGGCGCTCCCTTCCCGGCCATCGTCATCGAACAGCCCAAACAGGAATACGTGGTGAAAAGCGGCGACACCGTCGCGGTCATCGCTAAAAAATTTTCCGTGGCACCGGCCGATCTGATGAAGGAAAACAAGATCACCGACGCCAAAAAGCTCAAGGTCGGCCAAAAACTGACCATCTCCGTCCCCGGGAAGGCCCTGGGGAGCGCCGCATCCGATGTCGGCGCAACGCAGGCCGCCGTACCAACCCCCAAGGCCGGCGAGGTCAAACCCTACACCCCGGAAGGGAAACCCGACGCCAAAGCGGACGCGAAAGCCAAGGCAGAGGCCAAAGCCGACAAGAAGGCCGGAACGGAGCCCGGAACGGTCCAGTCCCCCGCAGCTGCGACCCCGCCCGTCGCCTCCAGCACCGCCTCCCGCCATGTGGGCAAGACCGGCATCATCGAAAACGACACCGACGTGCCCAAGGCCATCCGCGAGGAATTCCAGGCCTATGCAAAAAAATGGCTGGACATGTCCGACGAACTGGCCGTCGGCACCCCCACCAACAAAAAAATCCGCCAGGTCGGCGGCAAGTGGGAATGCAGCTACCGGGTGATGCTCAAGGACACCATGGGCTCGGAGGTCAAGCGCGTGTATTACGACCACACGCCCTACGTGGGACACATCACCTATCAGATCATCTCCTACCGATGCGAGGCCCCGACCAAGGATGCCGCCCTCAAGGGCCCCTTCGAGGAGAAGGAGGAAAGCGTGCGGGAGATTTTCAGCTATTCCGGCAAGGACAAAGCCTGGCGCTAA
- a CDS encoding OmpA family protein — MKKFNVVVVMLIALVLGMVGPAAAKKQVPKVDNFIFFVDHSSSMAFSYKGQRYVQFGGVSKIMMAKSLARELNNMIPELGYKAGLYTFAPYKEYAPMAPYAKATLAPAIEKIKTDYEIYGRLTPMGWGLEDLDKLPISTLSGKTGVFIFSDGDSNRGVDPVAVAQSLKGKYGDKLCFFIVDLSDNKHGQEVLKAIAALGGCNCIELGEELLRNEAARAKFLECALYTWIEDEIVIFRSIYFDFDKYNIKKEFVPVLEEGVGIVQGKPKTQVILEGHTDSVGSEQYNMGLGQRRADSVKAFFVKKGIDASRIEAISFGESDPVATNKTAQGRALNRRCVIKFKN, encoded by the coding sequence ATGAAGAAATTCAATGTTGTTGTAGTGATGCTGATCGCCCTGGTGTTGGGGATGGTCGGCCCGGCCGCGGCGAAAAAGCAGGTTCCGAAGGTGGACAATTTCATTTTCTTTGTCGACCATTCGAGTTCCATGGCGTTTTCCTACAAGGGACAGCGTTACGTGCAGTTTGGCGGCGTCTCCAAGATCATGATGGCCAAATCCCTGGCCCGTGAACTCAACAACATGATTCCCGAACTGGGCTACAAGGCCGGCCTGTACACCTTCGCCCCGTACAAGGAATACGCCCCGATGGCGCCGTACGCCAAGGCCACCCTGGCCCCGGCCATCGAGAAGATCAAGACCGACTACGAGATCTACGGCCGCCTGACCCCCATGGGCTGGGGCCTGGAAGACCTGGACAAGCTGCCCATCTCCACCCTGTCCGGCAAGACCGGCGTGTTCATCTTCTCTGACGGTGACTCCAACCGCGGCGTGGATCCCGTTGCCGTGGCCCAGTCCCTGAAGGGCAAGTACGGCGACAAGCTGTGCTTCTTCATCGTCGACCTGTCCGACAACAAGCATGGCCAGGAAGTGCTGAAGGCCATCGCCGCCCTGGGCGGCTGCAACTGCATCGAGCTCGGCGAAGAGCTGCTTCGCAACGAAGCCGCCCGCGCCAAGTTCCTGGAATGCGCTCTGTACACGTGGATCGAAGACGAGATCGTGATCTTCCGCAGCATCTACTTCGACTTCGACAAGTACAACATCAAGAAGGAATTCGTGCCGGTTCTGGAAGAAGGCGTGGGCATCGTCCAGGGCAAGCCGAAGACCCAGGTGATCCTCGAAGGCCACACTGACAGCGTTGGTTCCGAGCAGTACAACATGGGTCTGGGTCAGCGTCGCGCCGACTCCGTCAAGGCCTTCTTCGTGAAGAAGGGCATTGACGCCAGCCGCATCGAAGCCATCAGCTTCGGCGAGTCCGACCCCGTCGCCACCAACAAGACCGCTCAGGGCCGCGCTCTGAACCGCCGTTGCGTGATCAAGTTCAAGAACTAG
- a CDS encoding HAD family hydrolase — translation MPQRQRKINAVVFDFDGTLAHLVIDFEAMKRRVADIAAKWLPMRPEPDGLPALEWIDALRREVETVSPGDGSAFFLAAHADVQALEVEAAAQGGLFPFTRDMLAQLSRRGVGTAIITRNCAAAVAMVFPDAADYCRAVLAREAVPRVKPDPGHLLAALDILRVPPGEALMVGDHPLDVETGRLAGTRTAGVASGRVSREELGRAGADHTADDARELMETLFGEGT, via the coding sequence GTGCCGCAAAGACAGAGGAAAATCAACGCCGTGGTGTTCGATTTCGACGGCACCCTGGCCCACCTGGTGATCGACTTCGAGGCCATGAAGCGGCGGGTGGCGGATATCGCCGCCAAATGGCTGCCCATGCGCCCCGAACCCGACGGATTGCCCGCCCTGGAATGGATCGATGCCCTGCGTCGTGAGGTGGAGACCGTTTCCCCGGGAGACGGATCGGCGTTTTTTCTCGCCGCCCATGCCGATGTCCAGGCCTTGGAGGTCGAGGCCGCCGCGCAGGGTGGACTTTTCCCCTTCACCCGGGACATGCTGGCGCAACTCTCCAGGCGCGGGGTGGGCACGGCCATCATCACCCGCAACTGCGCCGCCGCCGTGGCCATGGTCTTTCCCGACGCGGCCGACTATTGCCGGGCGGTGCTGGCTCGGGAGGCCGTGCCCCGGGTCAAGCCCGATCCCGGCCACCTGTTGGCGGCCCTGGACATCTTGCGTGTGCCGCCCGGAGAGGCGCTCATGGTGGGGGACCATCCCCTGGATGTGGAGACCGGCCGTCTGGCCGGGACGCGCACGGCCGGGGTGGCCAGCGGGCGGGTGTCCCGGGAGGAGCTTGGCCGGGCCGGGGCCGACCACACCGCCGACGACGCCCGGGAACTGATGGAGACCCTTTTCGGGGAGGGGACATGA
- a CDS encoding YybH family protein, with amino-acid sequence MRPALFGLAAALVLLACAPSPPPAPRYGSADEKSIATLLETYVKVWNAGDEKAILRLYATDARMVARLVHDHKVLRKKDLAENLAYILKEQARAGLVLELQKPLQVEVKGETATVKALLRLSYTDQGRPVSILMDQELALRREQFFWRIVREHPNPVGALTPEQTPTGP; translated from the coding sequence ATGAGACCGGCACTTTTCGGACTGGCGGCGGCGCTTGTGCTTCTGGCCTGCGCGCCCTCGCCGCCTCCTGCGCCGCGCTACGGGTCGGCCGACGAAAAAAGCATCGCCACCCTGCTTGAGACCTACGTCAAGGTCTGGAACGCCGGGGACGAAAAGGCCATCCTGCGCCTCTACGCCACCGACGCCCGCATGGTCGCCCGGCTGGTCCACGACCACAAGGTGCTTCGCAAAAAGGATCTGGCCGAGAATCTGGCCTACATCCTCAAGGAGCAGGCCCGGGCCGGACTTGTGCTTGAGCTGCAAAAACCCCTGCAGGTAGAGGTCAAAGGCGAGACGGCCACGGTAAAGGCGCTCTTGCGCCTGTCCTACACGGACCAGGGGCGGCCCGTGAGCATCCTGATGGATCAGGAACTGGCGCTGCGCCGGGAGCAGTTTTTCTGGCGCATCGTGCGCGAACATCCCAATCCGGTGGGCGCGCTTACCCCGGAACAGACGCCGACCGGTCCATGA